The following coding sequences lie in one Bacteroidia bacterium genomic window:
- a CDS encoding ATP-binding cassette domain-containing protein, whose translation MISTSGVTLRYGKRTLFEDVTLKFLPGNCYGLIGANGAGKSTFLKILSGEIEPQQGKVEIDKNARMSVLKQNHYEYDDKLVLETVIMGNKRLYQVMKEREAIYSKPNFSEEDGIRASELEAEFAEMNGWQAEAEAAELLNSLGIPVELHQKYLKELNENQKVRVLLAQALFGNPDILLMDEPTNGLDIETIAWLENFLADFKNLAIVVSHDRHFLDAVCTHIADIDFGKIQLYTGNYSFWYQASQLALKQKQEQNKKAEEKKKELEEFIARFSANAAKSRQATARKKMIEKLNIEEIKPSNRRYPYIAFKPERELGDQVLEIENLSAAHSEGYYFKDVTLKLTRKDKVAVLSKDSLAITTFFNILAGEQKPTSGTYKWGITTNVGYFPKENSQYFSNPELNLVEWLRQYSTEKDETFIRSFLGRMLFSGEESLKKCTVLSGGEKVRCMLAKLMLQNPNVIILDDPTNHLDMESIISLNNGLKDFEGVLLISSHDHELLQTVCNRVIELTPNGFLDKLMTLDEYLESETVKAQRNALYSGVVAE comes from the coding sequence ATGATTAGTACTTCGGGAGTTACACTTAGGTATGGCAAGCGCACATTATTTGAAGACGTTACGTTAAAGTTTTTACCAGGTAACTGCTATGGCTTAATAGGTGCAAATGGCGCTGGAAAATCTACCTTCTTAAAAATTTTATCTGGTGAAATAGAACCTCAACAAGGTAAGGTAGAAATAGATAAAAATGCAAGAATGTCTGTGCTTAAACAAAACCATTATGAGTACGATGACAAGCTAGTATTAGAAACCGTAATTATGGGCAATAAGCGCCTGTATCAAGTAATGAAAGAAAGAGAAGCTATTTATAGTAAGCCAAATTTTAGTGAAGAGGATGGTATTCGTGCCTCTGAATTAGAAGCTGAATTTGCAGAAATGAACGGCTGGCAAGCAGAAGCAGAAGCAGCAGAGCTACTCAATAGCTTGGGCATACCAGTAGAATTACATCAAAAATATCTAAAAGAGCTCAATGAAAATCAAAAGGTAAGAGTATTATTAGCACAGGCACTTTTTGGCAACCCTGATATCCTGTTAATGGATGAACCTACAAACGGATTAGACATAGAAACGATAGCTTGGTTAGAAAACTTTTTAGCAGATTTTAAGAATTTAGCTATTGTCGTTTCCCATGATAGGCATTTTTTAGATGCAGTTTGCACTCACATTGCTGATATTGACTTTGGTAAAATACAGCTTTACACAGGAAATTATTCGTTTTGGTATCAAGCTAGCCAATTAGCTTTGAAGCAAAAACAAGAACAAAATAAGAAAGCAGAGGAGAAAAAGAAAGAGTTAGAAGAGTTTATTGCTCGTTTTAGTGCTAATGCGGCAAAATCTCGCCAAGCTACAGCTCGCAAAAAAATGATTGAAAAACTCAATATTGAAGAAATAAAACCTTCAAACCGTAGATACCCTTACATAGCTTTCAAGCCTGAACGTGAATTGGGCGATCAAGTTTTGGAAATAGAAAACCTTAGCGCAGCCCATTCAGAAGGATACTACTTCAAAGATGTTACCTTAAAATTGACCCGAAAAGACAAAGTAGCAGTGCTTAGTAAAGATAGTTTAGCAATTACTACCTTCTTTAACATTTTAGCAGGTGAACAAAAACCAACTTCGGGAACATACAAATGGGGAATAACCACAAATGTAGGATATTTTCCCAAAGAAAATAGCCAATACTTTTCTAATCCTGAACTCAATCTTGTTGAGTGGTTACGTCAATATTCTACGGAAAAAGATGAAACCTTTATTCGTAGTTTTTTAGGAAGAATGCTCTTTTCAGGTGAAGAAAGTTTGAAAAAATGCACCGTATTATCAGGAGGGGAAAAAGTTCGATGTATGCTTGCTAAATTGATGCTACAAAATCCGAATGTGATTATTTTGGATGACCCTACTAATCACTTGGACATGGAATCTATCATTTCTCTAAATAATGGCTTGAAAGATTTCGAAGGTGTATTGCTCATTAGCTCACATGACCATGAATTGTTACAAACTGTTTGCAACAGAGTAATTGAACTCACCCCTAATGGCTTTTTAGATAAACTTATGACCTTAGATGAGTATTTAGAAAGCGAAACCGTCAAAGCACAGAGAAATGCTTTGTATAGTGGAGTAGTAGCAGAATAA
- a CDS encoding alkaline phosphatase family protein: MKKLFYCVAFCFGITFSPLAQSYKGLERPKLVVGIVIDQMRYDFLYRYWNRYQSDGGFKRLITQGYSCENTHYNYVPTYTAPGHAAIFTGAPPLYSGIVANEWYQKSTKQKVYCTQDTTVQGIGHTVGTAGKQSPRNMLCTTIADQIKLSNEHKSKTIGISLKDRGAILSIGHTADAAYWFDSSTGNWITSSYYMKELPTWVKEFNNQKLPDKMIKEPWNTLYPIETYIMSAKDAGEYEIGVKCENKNTFPHNFAISNDCKDYKPILHAPAGNELTKLFAIAAIENEKLGKGEFTDMLTISFSSTDYVGHYFGPNSVEAEDTYLRLDKQLAELLDVLDRQVGKNQYLVFLTADHGAVYNPDYLQQYKIPARLFNTQNLVEQVNKKLSQKYGEGKWVLKYMNQQVYLNEPLIQSKNLDVSQIEAQTVEIVLNLEGVSHAISRTDLITKSFIQEPFHKVQLGFHPIRSGNVVVLYQPNWFDDELELTATHGSQYSYDTHVPLLWYGWKIPRGKTYARVQITDIASTVAALLRIEQPNGCIGNPITDLMHAVQF, encoded by the coding sequence ATGAAAAAACTATTCTACTGCGTAGCATTTTGTTTTGGGATTACTTTTTCTCCCTTAGCACAGAGTTACAAAGGTTTAGAACGCCCTAAGCTAGTAGTCGGAATTGTTATTGACCAAATGCGGTATGACTTTTTATACCGATACTGGAACCGTTACCAAAGCGATGGAGGTTTCAAACGCTTAATTACGCAAGGATATTCTTGTGAAAACACACACTACAACTATGTGCCTACTTACACTGCACCTGGGCATGCAGCTATTTTCACAGGGGCTCCGCCTTTGTACAGTGGGATTGTAGCAAATGAATGGTATCAAAAAAGTACCAAGCAAAAGGTATATTGCACGCAAGATACTACTGTACAAGGTATTGGTCATACTGTTGGAACAGCAGGTAAACAATCACCTCGAAACATGTTATGTACTACTATTGCAGACCAAATTAAACTTTCTAATGAGCACAAAAGTAAAACAATAGGCATATCACTCAAAGATAGAGGTGCTATATTATCCATAGGGCATACAGCTGATGCTGCTTATTGGTTTGATAGCAGCACAGGAAATTGGATAACTTCTAGCTACTACATGAAAGAACTACCTACTTGGGTCAAGGAATTTAACAATCAAAAACTTCCCGATAAAATGATAAAAGAACCTTGGAACACTCTTTATCCAATTGAAACGTATATCATGAGTGCCAAAGATGCGGGTGAGTACGAAATAGGCGTCAAGTGTGAGAATAAAAATACTTTTCCGCATAATTTTGCTATTAGTAATGATTGCAAAGATTACAAGCCCATTTTACATGCCCCCGCAGGAAATGAACTTACTAAACTATTTGCCATTGCTGCCATAGAAAATGAAAAACTAGGCAAGGGCGAATTTACAGATATGCTAACTATTAGCTTCTCTTCCACAGATTATGTAGGGCATTACTTTGGACCTAATTCAGTAGAAGCAGAAGACACTTACCTTCGCTTAGATAAACAACTTGCTGAACTGCTCGATGTTTTGGATAGACAAGTAGGCAAAAATCAGTATCTTGTTTTTCTCACTGCTGACCACGGCGCAGTGTATAATCCTGATTATTTGCAGCAATATAAGATACCTGCACGACTTTTCAACACTCAAAACCTTGTAGAACAAGTAAATAAAAAACTCTCTCAAAAATATGGCGAAGGCAAATGGGTCTTAAAGTATATGAATCAGCAAGTTTATCTGAATGAGCCACTAATACAAAGTAAAAACTTAGATGTATCTCAAATAGAAGCCCAGACTGTGGAAATTGTACTCAATTTAGAAGGTGTATCGCACGCCATTTCTCGCACAGATTTGATAACCAAAAGCTTTATTCAGGAACCTTTTCATAAAGTGCAATTAGGTTTTCATCCTATTCGTTCGGGAAATGTGGTGGTACTGTACCAACCGAATTGGTTTGATGATGAATTAGAGTTAACGGCTACGCATGGATCTCAATATAGCTATGATACGCATGTACCTTTGTTATGGTATGGATGGAAAATTCCGAGGGGCAAAACTTATGCAAGAGTACAGATTACAGATATTGCATCTACGGTAGCTGCTTTGTTGCGAATAGAACAGCCAAACGGTTGTATTGGCAATCCTATTACGGACTTAATGCACGCAGTACAGTTTTGA
- the nadD gene encoding nicotinate (nicotinamide) nucleotide adenylyltransferase, translating into MSEKKKIGLYFGSFNPIHVGHQIIGETICTNASLHQVWYVISPQNPFKSSHQLLHEFDRFDMVEAALMDNPKLVASDVEFHLPKPSYTIDTLEFLQKKYPTYEFYLIMGEDNLQGFERWKRYQDILNGYQLLVFPRPYCEKTLFHDHPNVHLVDAPNMNISSTYIRQRVRERKSIKYLVHDAVLEIIEKNGYYL; encoded by the coding sequence ATGAGCGAAAAGAAGAAAATAGGTCTATATTTCGGTTCATTCAATCCTATTCATGTTGGACATCAAATTATTGGAGAAACCATTTGTACTAACGCTTCTTTGCATCAAGTATGGTATGTGATTAGTCCGCAAAATCCTTTTAAGTCTAGCCATCAACTTTTACATGAATTTGACCGCTTTGACATGGTAGAAGCCGCCCTTATGGATAACCCTAAGCTTGTCGCATCAGATGTAGAATTTCACTTGCCTAAGCCCTCTTACACTATAGACACTTTGGAATTTCTACAAAAAAAATATCCTACGTATGAGTTTTATTTAATCATGGGTGAAGATAATCTACAAGGTTTTGAACGCTGGAAACGATATCAAGATATATTAAACGGTTATCAATTGTTAGTTTTTCCACGTCCTTACTGCGAAAAAACACTTTTTCATGATCACCCGAATGTCCATTTAGTAGATGCCCCAAATATGAATATTTCTTCAACCTATATCCGTCAGCGTGTAAGGGAAAGAAAAAGCATAAAGTACTTAGTGCATGATGCTGTGTTAGAAATTATAGAAAAAAATGGGTACTACCTTTAA
- a CDS encoding CcmD family protein: MKKLLFLLLQANIPEEAKGFYQAGKIYVVVGVILIIFAGIIVYLIRLEQKIKRIEKEHEL, from the coding sequence ATGAAAAAATTGCTTTTCCTGCTTTTACAAGCTAATATCCCCGAAGAAGCCAAAGGCTTTTACCAAGCAGGAAAAATATATGTAGTCGTCGGCGTTATATTGATAATTTTTGCAGGGATAATTGTTTATCTTATACGATTAGAGCAAAAAATTAAGCGCATAGAAAAGGAGCATGAACTATGA
- the sdaAA gene encoding L-serine ammonia-lyase, iron-sulfur-dependent, subunit alpha — translation MDILFDSFEEWARYCQERNILPHLAVIEYEMKQKNRTEEEIWNGLARAFQVMREAVQTGLSQDMRSRSGMIDNGAKKVKNAPISVLGENFQQLIYNALAAKEVNSCMGRIVAAPTAGASGIMPGVLTTLQNIHHIPNEKIYQAMLVSAGIGLIIERKASIAGAVGGCQAETGTAAAMASGAVVYCLGGDLSQIFDAVAITIQCMLGLICDPVAGLVEVPCVVRNASAAAIAFSAAQMALAGLKTVIPVDEVVEAMGEVGASMESKYKETALGGLAATKTAKMIEKKVLVSNIEILPDDTTL, via the coding sequence ATGGACATTCTGTTTGATAGTTTTGAGGAGTGGGCAAGATATTGCCAAGAAAGGAATATTTTACCTCATCTAGCCGTAATAGAATATGAAATGAAACAAAAGAATCGCACAGAAGAGGAGATATGGAATGGTTTAGCGCGTGCTTTTCAAGTAATGCGTGAAGCAGTACAAACAGGACTTAGCCAAGATATGCGCTCTCGCTCAGGTATGATAGATAATGGGGCTAAAAAGGTAAAAAATGCACCTATTTCTGTTTTAGGGGAGAACTTTCAACAGTTGATATACAACGCCCTAGCGGCTAAGGAGGTCAATTCGTGTATGGGTAGGATTGTAGCTGCACCTACGGCAGGCGCATCAGGAATTATGCCTGGAGTACTTACTACACTTCAAAATATCCATCATATTCCTAACGAAAAAATATATCAAGCTATGCTTGTTAGCGCAGGTATTGGTTTAATTATAGAACGTAAAGCCAGTATTGCAGGCGCGGTAGGCGGATGCCAAGCAGAAACAGGTACAGCAGCTGCTATGGCTTCGGGTGCGGTAGTCTATTGTTTAGGCGGAGATTTATCCCAAATTTTTGATGCAGTAGCCATTACAATACAATGCATGTTAGGCTTAATATGCGATCCCGTAGCAGGTTTAGTTGAGGTTCCTTGCGTAGTAAGAAATGCTTCAGCTGCAGCAATTGCTTTCAGCGCAGCACAAATGGCGTTAGCAGGATTAAAAACTGTCATACCTGTGGATGAAGTAGTTGAAGCAATGGGCGAAGTAGGTGCAAGCATGGAAAGCAAATATAAAGAAACTGCCTTAGGAGGACTAGCTGCGACTAAAACCGCAAAAATGATAGAAAAAAAAGTTTTGGTGTCTAACATAGAAATTTTGCCTGATGATACAACTCTATAA